Proteins co-encoded in one Listeria ivanovii subsp. ivanovii genomic window:
- the zapA gene encoding cell division protein ZapA, with amino-acid sequence MANERNKVVTTIYGREYTIVGVETADHLRKVAREVDEKMHEIGSQNHALDSGRLAVLTAVNATHDYLKLEQKFRELEDELARIKGRD; translated from the coding sequence GTGGCAAATGAGAGAAATAAAGTAGTGACAACGATTTATGGCAGAGAATATACGATAGTTGGAGTAGAAACAGCAGATCACTTACGAAAAGTAGCTCGAGAAGTTGACGAAAAAATGCACGAAATCGGCTCCCAAAATCATGCGCTAGATAGTGGCAGGCTCGCTGTCTTAACAGCAGTGAATGCAACCCACGATTATTTAAAACTAGAACAAAAATTCAGAGAGTTGGAAGATGAACTAGCTCGTATTAAAGGAAGAGATTAA
- a CDS encoding CvpA family protein: MILNAIILIILVCSFFAGFRAGLIKQLILLVGYILAFFVSYTYYEDLAPHLTFIPYPSVESTSGLSAILEELRTESAYYNVLSFVIIFIVAIIIVHMLASLAGGLTKIPILRQINGLLAAVIGVINSYLFIFVALFIMAVYPATWTENVLHGSSVAQWILENTPILSMNFYDWMTDILPK; encoded by the coding sequence ATGATTTTAAATGCGATTATTTTAATTATACTTGTTTGTAGCTTTTTTGCAGGATTCCGAGCAGGGCTAATCAAACAACTTATTTTATTAGTAGGCTATATTTTGGCATTTTTTGTTTCGTATACGTATTACGAAGATTTAGCGCCACATCTTACATTTATACCGTATCCAAGTGTGGAAAGTACAAGTGGACTTTCTGCGATATTAGAAGAACTTAGAACAGAATCAGCGTATTATAATGTTTTAAGCTTTGTGATTATTTTTATTGTAGCGATTATTATCGTTCATATGTTAGCTTCACTTGCTGGCGGACTTACTAAAATTCCGATTTTGCGTCAAATCAATGGATTACTTGCAGCAGTTATTGGGGTTATTAATTCCTACTTATTTATTTTTGTTGCTTTATTCATCATGGCAGTTTACCCAGCCACTTGGACTGAAAACGTGCTACACGGATCAAGTGTCGCACAGTGGATTCTTGAAAATACGCCAATTTTATCCATGAATTTTTACGATTGGATGACAGACATTCTGCCAAAATAA
- a CDS encoding uracil-DNA glycosylase, with protein sequence MIKLENDWDELLKDEFIQPYYLKLRQFLKKEYQTKTVFPDMYDIFNSLKHTSYQNVKVVILGQDPYHGKGQAHGFSFSVQKGVEIPPSLQNIYLELKNDLHCDIPNNGYLIPWADQGVLLLNTVLTVRAGQANSHRGQGWEILTNRIIELINQKEEPVVFLLWGNNAKEKMQLLTNPHHQVLTSVHPSPLSASRGFMGCKHFSKANEFLTNKGVKPIDWQIPSI encoded by the coding sequence ATGATAAAACTTGAAAATGACTGGGATGAGTTGCTAAAAGATGAGTTTATACAGCCTTATTATTTAAAACTACGTCAATTTCTCAAAAAGGAATACCAAACAAAAACCGTTTTTCCTGATATGTATGATATTTTTAATTCGTTAAAACATACGTCCTATCAAAATGTAAAAGTGGTAATACTCGGTCAAGATCCATACCATGGAAAAGGACAAGCACATGGTTTTTCTTTTTCTGTTCAAAAAGGAGTAGAAATACCACCATCACTACAAAATATTTATTTAGAGCTTAAAAATGACCTCCATTGTGATATTCCGAACAATGGTTATCTTATACCATGGGCTGACCAAGGAGTGTTGCTATTAAATACCGTATTAACCGTTCGCGCGGGTCAAGCAAATTCCCATCGCGGACAAGGCTGGGAAATATTGACGAACCGAATTATTGAACTAATCAACCAAAAAGAAGAGCCAGTTGTCTTTTTACTTTGGGGAAACAATGCGAAGGAGAAGATGCAACTATTAACTAATCCACATCATCAAGTACTTACATCCGTCCACCCAAGTCCACTTTCTGCTTCACGTGGATTTATGGGATGCAAACATTTCTCGAAAGCAAACGAATTTCTGACAAACAAAGGGGTTAAACCAATTGATTGGCAAATTCCTTCTATATAA
- the rnhC gene encoding ribonuclease HIII: MANTVIVVNQIMMEKMKQTYLPFSSPKLPPGAVFAAKKPGVSITGYKSLKVMFQGANGEAEAKKWVATLPTTTSRAPSASKGVLPANFASKNVLGSDEVGTGDFFGPITVCAAYVEESMMPRLKELGVKDSKAMKDPEICRIAEKIMPIVPHSVLLCPNPKYNELQSRGMNQGQMKALLHNRALENVLKKIAPIKPEAILIDQFAEKNTYYRYLVKETSIIRENVFFATKAEGLHLSVAAASIIARYKFVQAFDEMSREVGIPLPKGAGPHVDVVAAEIIERFGMETLAKYTKKHFANTEKALKITQR; this comes from the coding sequence ATCGCAAATACAGTTATCGTAGTCAATCAGATAATGATGGAAAAAATGAAACAAACCTATCTCCCCTTTTCAAGTCCTAAACTTCCACCAGGTGCTGTTTTTGCAGCTAAAAAGCCTGGTGTTTCGATTACAGGATATAAATCATTAAAAGTGATGTTTCAAGGAGCAAATGGAGAGGCAGAAGCAAAAAAATGGGTTGCGACTCTTCCGACAACTACGAGTAGAGCTCCAAGCGCATCAAAAGGTGTACTTCCTGCTAACTTTGCCAGCAAAAATGTGCTTGGATCTGATGAAGTAGGAACAGGGGATTTTTTTGGTCCAATTACAGTTTGTGCGGCTTATGTGGAAGAATCCATGATGCCACGTTTAAAAGAGCTTGGTGTTAAAGATTCGAAAGCAATGAAAGATCCAGAAATTTGTCGTATCGCCGAGAAAATTATGCCGATTGTCCCACATAGTGTACTGCTTTGTCCCAATCCGAAATACAATGAACTTCAAAGTCGCGGGATGAATCAAGGTCAAATGAAAGCTCTCTTACATAACCGCGCACTCGAAAATGTTTTGAAAAAAATTGCACCGATAAAACCGGAAGCTATTTTAATCGATCAGTTTGCAGAAAAAAATACGTATTATCGTTATTTAGTAAAAGAAACAAGTATTATTCGTGAAAATGTCTTTTTTGCAACAAAAGCGGAAGGATTACATCTTTCTGTAGCTGCAGCTTCGATTATCGCACGTTATAAATTTGTCCAGGCTTTTGATGAGATGTCCCGTGAAGTCGGAATTCCTTTACCAAAAGGAGCTGGCCCACATGTGGATGTCGTGGCTGCGGAAATTATCGAGCGTTTTGGAATGGAAACATTAGCTAAATATACGAAAAAGCATTTTGCAAATACAGAAAAAGCGTTAAAAATTACCCAAAGATAA
- the polX gene encoding DNA polymerase/3'-5' exonuclease PolX, producing the protein MVKNKKEIIRLLEEIATYMELKGENSFKISAFRKAAQAIELDSRSLTEIDDFTKISGIGKTTGEIIQHFLETGESPELDELKKEVPAGLVPLLDVPGLGGKKLSRLYHELGVTDKTSLLEKAENGQMETLKGFGKKSVDKMVEAVREMGERPDRYPLNDVLPIIEKVEGYLVGIEGIDTFAQAGSLRRLRETVKDLDYVIATEKPREVQKALLAFPLITDVTGAGDTKVSAVLVDKITISVDFRLVENKDFATTLHHFTGSKDHNIKMRQLAKQADEKISEYGVEQADGAVRHFESEQAFFAHFDIPFLPPEVRRDGSEIERVKKDTKFLELDDIRGDLHMHTTWSDGAYAIPEMIEACIAKGYEYMVITDHGKFLHVANGLDEKRLLEQQAEIKKIAANYPEIDVYSGVEMDILPDGSLDFEDETLEQLDFVIASIHSSFGQSEKDIMKRLKAACENPHVRLIAHPTGRIIVKRKPYHVNMKELIALAKNTGTALELNANPQRLDLNREHLELAQIAGVPVAINTDAHDTKHLDFMSLGVRAAKKAWLDKSMVLNTKSAAEFKQFLQNK; encoded by the coding sequence ATGGTTAAAAATAAAAAAGAAATTATTCGCTTATTAGAAGAAATTGCCACTTATATGGAGTTAAAAGGAGAAAATAGTTTTAAAATATCTGCGTTTCGAAAAGCAGCCCAAGCTATCGAGTTAGATAGCCGGAGTTTGACTGAAATAGACGATTTTACAAAAATTAGCGGTATTGGTAAAACAACCGGAGAAATTATTCAACACTTTTTAGAGACAGGAGAATCCCCAGAACTTGATGAACTGAAAAAAGAAGTGCCAGCTGGATTAGTCCCGTTACTTGATGTTCCAGGACTCGGTGGCAAAAAATTATCACGTCTTTATCATGAACTAGGCGTGACAGACAAAACTAGTTTGCTTGAAAAAGCTGAGAATGGTCAGATGGAAACTTTAAAAGGATTTGGAAAAAAATCAGTAGACAAAATGGTTGAAGCAGTGCGAGAAATGGGTGAGCGACCAGATAGATATCCATTAAATGATGTTCTACCAATTATTGAAAAAGTAGAGGGATATTTGGTTGGAATAGAAGGAATAGATACGTTTGCTCAAGCAGGAAGCCTCCGAAGATTACGAGAAACCGTTAAAGATTTAGATTATGTTATTGCAACCGAAAAACCAAGAGAAGTTCAAAAAGCATTATTGGCATTTCCGCTTATAACGGATGTGACTGGTGCGGGAGATACAAAGGTTTCAGCTGTTTTAGTAGATAAAATAACTATTTCGGTTGATTTTCGCTTAGTAGAGAATAAAGATTTTGCAACGACATTACATCATTTTACTGGCTCAAAAGATCATAACATCAAAATGCGTCAACTTGCTAAACAAGCAGACGAAAAAATCAGCGAATACGGTGTTGAACAAGCGGATGGAGCAGTACGGCACTTTGAATCAGAGCAAGCCTTTTTTGCGCATTTTGATATCCCATTTTTACCACCAGAAGTTCGGCGTGATGGTTCAGAAATCGAACGTGTCAAAAAAGATACTAAGTTTCTTGAATTAGATGACATTCGTGGGGATTTGCACATGCATACAACTTGGTCTGATGGAGCTTATGCGATTCCAGAAATGATTGAAGCTTGTATTGCAAAAGGCTACGAATATATGGTTATTACTGATCACGGTAAATTTTTACATGTCGCCAATGGATTAGATGAAAAAAGATTGCTTGAACAACAAGCTGAAATCAAAAAAATCGCTGCTAATTATCCGGAAATTGATGTCTATTCTGGGGTTGAAATGGATATTCTACCCGATGGCTCGCTTGATTTTGAAGACGAAACATTAGAGCAACTTGACTTTGTTATTGCCTCGATCCACTCAAGTTTTGGGCAATCAGAAAAAGATATTATGAAACGCTTAAAAGCAGCATGTGAAAATCCGCATGTAAGATTGATTGCGCACCCAACTGGAAGAATTATCGTGAAAAGAAAGCCATATCATGTTAATATGAAAGAACTAATTGCACTAGCGAAAAATACTGGCACGGCACTTGAACTTAATGCGAATCCACAAAGACTAGATTTAAACCGAGAACATTTAGAATTGGCGCAAATAGCAGGTGTACCAGTAGCCATAAACACAGACGCACATGATACAAAACATTTAGATTTCATGTCACTTGGCGTGCGTGCAGCTAAAAAAGCATGGTTAGACAAGTCCATGGTACTTAATACAAAATCAGCGGCCGAATTCAAACAATTTTTACAGAATAAATAA